A genomic segment from Deinococcus sp. YIM 77859 encodes:
- a CDS encoding alpha-hydroxy acid oxidase, with protein MTTNLPELDGTVNLADLEAIGKSRLDQGALEYYASGANDEVTLQENRAGFRRLRLRPRVLVDVSDVDTRTEVLGLPLSFPVGIAPSAFHGLAHPDAELGTARAAASKGSLLTLSTFSNTPIEAVAAAAPGRFWFQLYLYTDREASADIIRRAEAAGARALVLTVDTPFVGRREPNERHRFALPPHLSVPNAGSREQLTALESASGSQLVMTPRLKAGACVWTPPQLRVPLQACGFGFSVRHISPSRPSVRVCAFGATGGA; from the coding sequence ATGACCACCAACCTGCCGGAGCTTGACGGCACGGTGAACCTCGCAGACCTCGAGGCCATCGGAAAAAGCCGCCTGGACCAGGGCGCGCTGGAGTACTACGCCAGCGGGGCAAACGACGAGGTGACGCTGCAGGAAAACCGCGCGGGCTTTCGCCGCCTGCGCCTGCGCCCCCGCGTGCTGGTGGACGTCTCGGACGTAGACACCCGGACGGAGGTGCTGGGCCTACCCCTGAGTTTCCCGGTGGGCATCGCGCCAAGCGCCTTTCACGGCCTCGCCCACCCGGACGCCGAACTCGGCACCGCGCGGGCGGCGGCTTCAAAGGGCAGCCTCCTGACGCTCTCGACCTTCAGCAACACGCCCATCGAGGCGGTGGCGGCAGCTGCCCCCGGGCGGTTCTGGTTTCAGCTCTACCTCTACACCGACCGTGAGGCGAGTGCAGACATCATTCGCCGGGCCGAGGCGGCAGGAGCGCGGGCCCTTGTCCTGACGGTGGACACGCCCTTTGTGGGCCGCCGCGAGCCCAACGAACGCCACCGCTTCGCCCTGCCGCCGCACCTGAGCGTGCCGAACGCCGGAAGCCGCGAGCAACTCACGGCCCTGGAATCCGCGTCGGGATCGCAGCTCGTCATGACCCCACGCCTCAAGGCGGGGGCTTGTGTCTGGACTCCACCGCAACTCCGAGTACCTTTGCAGGCGTGCGGCTTTGGTTTCAGCGTCCGACACATCTCGCCCAGCAGACCCAGCGTGCGGGTCTGCGCTTTCGGGGCGACTGGGGGTGCATGA
- a CDS encoding ATP synthase subunit K, whose protein sequence is MTKYHKIVLASLVLALATSGLAQETAGAEAATDELYRGLRAVGAGLALGLGALGTGVAQARIGSSLVGAVAEDPSKAGSLLLYFLIPETLVIFGFLALFILA, encoded by the coding sequence ATGACCAAGTACCACAAGATCGTCCTCGCGTCCCTCGTTCTCGCCCTCGCGACCAGCGGTCTCGCCCAGGAAACGGCCGGCGCTGAGGCCGCGACCGATGAGCTGTACCGCGGCCTTCGTGCGGTTGGCGCGGGCCTCGCCCTTGGCCTTGGCGCGCTGGGCACCGGTGTGGCGCAGGCCCGCATCGGCTCCAGCCTGGTGGGCGCGGTCGCCGAAGACCCCAGCAAGGCCGGTAGCCTGCTGCTGTACTTCCTGATTCCGGAAACGCTCGTGATCTTCGGCTTCCTCGCGCTGTTCATCCTGGCCTGA
- a CDS encoding ammonium transporter: MQRCFPLILLLGGVALAQNSQAALSSGDTAWMLISAALVMLMTPGLAFFYGGLTRARSVLNTMLMSFASMGLVGLLWMGLGYTLAFGPGGNAFVGGLSHLGLEGLQGSVTGTIPTLVFAAFQAMFAIIALALISGAVVERMRFGAFLLFGGLWSLLIYSPLAHWVWSPDGWLFKDGALDFAGGTVIHISAGVSALVAAFLVGPRLGYPRAAHVPHNVPFVLLGAGLLWFGWLGFNAGSALAANGTAALALITTLVAPAAALLTWLGWESLRGGKPTAVGAATGLVVGLVAITPACAFVSPWAAVIVGVLGATASFWTVQAKRALRADDALDVFACHGVAGIVGALLTGALAWTTAQGKPLPEQLLTQLVSVVAAVAFAGLGSFVLLKLVNLLLPLRIPAAQEISGIDVSAHSEQGYSENETGLGTPVLVGGD; this comes from the coding sequence ATGCAGAGGTGCTTTCCCCTCATCCTGCTGCTGGGCGGCGTGGCCCTCGCCCAGAACTCCCAAGCTGCGCTCAGCAGCGGTGACACCGCCTGGATGCTCATCTCCGCCGCGCTCGTGATGCTGATGACGCCCGGCCTGGCCTTTTTCTACGGTGGCCTCACACGTGCCCGCAGCGTCCTGAACACCATGCTGATGAGCTTTGCGAGCATGGGCCTCGTCGGCCTTCTCTGGATGGGCCTGGGGTATACCCTCGCCTTTGGTCCGGGGGGGAACGCGTTCGTCGGCGGGCTGTCTCACCTCGGGCTAGAGGGCCTGCAAGGCAGCGTGACCGGCACCATTCCCACCCTCGTCTTTGCCGCGTTTCAGGCGATGTTCGCCATCATCGCGCTGGCCCTGATCAGCGGTGCGGTTGTGGAGCGGATGCGCTTCGGTGCGTTTCTGCTCTTCGGCGGTCTATGGAGCCTGTTGATCTACTCGCCCCTGGCGCACTGGGTGTGGAGCCCCGACGGCTGGCTCTTCAAGGACGGCGCGCTGGACTTCGCGGGCGGCACGGTGATTCATATCTCGGCAGGCGTGAGCGCGCTTGTGGCTGCGTTTCTGGTCGGGCCGCGGCTCGGCTACCCTAGGGCGGCGCACGTTCCGCACAACGTGCCCTTCGTGCTGTTGGGCGCGGGCCTGCTGTGGTTTGGCTGGCTGGGCTTTAATGCGGGTTCGGCCCTCGCCGCGAATGGGACGGCGGCCCTGGCCTTGATCACCACCCTGGTCGCGCCCGCCGCCGCGCTGCTCACCTGGTTGGGCTGGGAGAGTCTGCGGGGCGGCAAGCCCACCGCCGTGGGTGCCGCGACCGGCCTGGTCGTCGGTCTGGTCGCCATCACGCCCGCCTGTGCCTTTGTGTCCCCTTGGGCAGCGGTCATCGTCGGCGTGTTGGGGGCGACCGCGAGCTTCTGGACCGTGCAGGCCAAACGCGCCCTGCGGGCCGATGACGCGCTTGACGTGTTTGCCTGCCACGGGGTCGCGGGTATCGTTGGCGCGCTGCTGACTGGAGCTTTGGCCTGGACGACGGCCCAGGGCAAACCCCTCCCTGAACAGCTGCTGACCCAGCTGGTCAGCGTCGTGGCGGCGGTCGCCTTTGCGGGCCTGGGCTCCTTTGTGCTGCTGAAACTGGTCAATCTGCTGCTGCCGCTGCGCATTCCCGCCGCTCAGGAGATCAGCGGCATCGACGTCAGTGCCCACAGCGAGCAGGGCTACAGCGAGAACGAGACCGGCCTGGGCACGCCGGTGCTGGTGGGGGGCGACTAG
- a CDS encoding M42 family metallopeptidase, with protein MTTTELRLELLWQLSNLNGVPGNEDAVRDFVLRELEGLADEVHVDALGNVIALRYGQGEGKRERVMLSAHMDEIGFLVSFIDDRGFLRVQALGGFDPRNLFARNVTVQTRGGPLPGVLTPGGRPVHLATPEDRKKVPELKEFFVDLGLPADEVRSRVRVGDMVTLDQKARQVGRLTVGKAMDDRASVFLGLEVLRHFREARPRHDVVAVFSVQEEVGLRGATVAAYGAAPTLGIGLDVTLAVDTPGVGPEEAVTRVGGGIGIKVFDSSMISTRWLVDELVDLAEREGIPYQLEVLPLGGTDGAAIQRTRSGVPSVTLSVPTRYIHTVVEAVHEDDLRAGVDLLVAYLR; from the coding sequence GTGACCACAACTGAACTGCGGCTGGAGCTTCTTTGGCAGCTTTCGAACCTCAACGGGGTGCCCGGCAACGAGGATGCCGTGCGCGACTTTGTGCTGCGCGAACTGGAGGGCCTGGCCGACGAGGTGCATGTCGACGCGCTGGGCAACGTGATCGCGCTGCGCTACGGCCAGGGCGAAGGCAAACGCGAGCGCGTCATGCTCAGCGCCCACATGGACGAGATTGGCTTTCTGGTGAGCTTCATCGACGACCGGGGCTTCCTGCGGGTGCAGGCGTTGGGCGGCTTCGATCCCCGGAATCTCTTTGCGCGGAACGTGACCGTGCAGACGCGCGGCGGCCCACTGCCGGGCGTGCTGACGCCGGGGGGACGTCCCGTTCACCTCGCCACGCCCGAAGACCGTAAGAAGGTACCCGAGCTCAAGGAGTTCTTCGTGGACCTGGGCCTCCCGGCCGACGAGGTGCGAAGCCGAGTGCGGGTGGGCGATATGGTCACCCTGGACCAGAAGGCCCGGCAGGTGGGTCGGCTGACCGTCGGTAAGGCGATGGACGACCGGGCCAGCGTGTTTCTGGGACTGGAGGTGCTGCGCCACTTCCGTGAGGCCCGTCCCCGGCATGACGTGGTCGCGGTCTTCAGCGTGCAGGAGGAGGTGGGCCTGCGCGGCGCCACCGTCGCGGCGTACGGTGCCGCGCCCACGCTGGGCATCGGCTTGGACGTGACCCTGGCGGTGGACACGCCGGGCGTCGGCCCGGAGGAGGCGGTCACGCGGGTGGGCGGGGGGATCGGCATCAAGGTGTTCGATTCCTCCATGATCTCGACCCGCTGGCTGGTGGACGAACTGGTGGACCTCGCCGAGCGCGAGGGCATCCCGTACCAACTGGAGGTGCTGCCGCTGGGCGGCACAGACGGCGCGGCGATCCAGCGCACGCGTTCGGGCGTGCCCAGCGTCACCCTCAGCGTGCCCACCCGCTACATTCACACGGTGGTCGAGGCCGTCCACGAGGACGACCTGCGGGCAGGGGTAGACCTGCTCGTCGCGTACCTGCGCTGA
- a CDS encoding P-II family nitrogen regulator, producing MKLITAVVRPERVQQVKEALFQAGISGLTLSRVSGHGGEQEVVEYYRGTRVMVEFRDKVEFRMAVSEPFVQPAIDAILRGARTGEVGDGKIFIQPLERVVRIRTGEEDHAALTPVTETKLTPGLPGSRRA from the coding sequence ATGAAGCTGATCACGGCCGTCGTGCGCCCCGAGCGGGTGCAGCAGGTGAAAGAAGCCCTCTTCCAAGCGGGCATCAGTGGTCTTACGCTCAGCCGCGTGTCGGGACACGGGGGAGAACAGGAGGTGGTGGAGTACTACCGGGGCACCCGGGTGATGGTGGAGTTCCGCGACAAGGTGGAATTCCGTATGGCCGTCTCGGAACCCTTTGTGCAGCCCGCCATCGACGCGATCCTGCGTGGGGCGAGGACCGGGGAGGTGGGTGACGGCAAGATCTTTATCCAGCCCCTGGAACGGGTGGTCCGCATTCGCACCGGCGAGGAGGATCACGCCGCCCTCACACCCGTCACCGAGACGAAGCTCACGCCCGGCCTGCCGGGTTCGCGGAGGGCCTGA
- the pth gene encoding aminoacyl-tRNA hydrolase codes for MKLVVGLGNPGSSYARTRHNVGWLVVDEVARRWGAVWRREKDAEVAEVRVGPAPGARVLLVKPQTFMNASGQAVAPLYAFYKLDPASLLVVQDDLDSPFGLLKLRLGGRHGGQNGVRDLIRVLGTQEFPRLKIGISRPPAGWNPADWVLSRWRDEEAGTLAELVRRGADAVEVWATAGLAEAQGRFNGTDLRPPPSSGGDEPPDQPAAAYAEPRDHN; via the coding sequence GTGAAGCTGGTTGTGGGCCTGGGCAATCCGGGCAGTTCGTACGCGCGGACCCGGCACAACGTGGGCTGGCTCGTCGTGGACGAGGTGGCCCGCCGCTGGGGAGCGGTGTGGCGCCGGGAAAAGGACGCGGAGGTCGCGGAGGTGCGCGTCGGCCCTGCGCCGGGCGCGAGGGTGCTGCTGGTAAAGCCGCAGACCTTTATGAATGCCTCCGGCCAGGCGGTCGCGCCCCTCTACGCCTTTTACAAGCTGGACCCAGCGTCCCTGCTCGTTGTGCAAGACGACCTCGATAGCCCCTTCGGCTTGCTGAAGCTGCGGCTGGGCGGACGGCACGGCGGGCAAAACGGGGTGCGTGACCTCATCCGCGTCCTGGGCACCCAGGAGTTTCCCCGCCTGAAGATCGGCATCTCGCGGCCCCCGGCGGGCTGGAATCCCGCCGACTGGGTGCTGAGCCGCTGGCGCGACGAGGAGGCCGGAACACTGGCAGAACTGGTGCGCCGGGGAGCCGACGCGGTAGAGGTCTGGGCCACAGCGGGGCTGGCGGAGGCGCAGGGCCGCTTCAACGGGACCGACCTGCGGCCTCCTCCTTCTTCGGGGGGGGACGAGCCGCCCGATCAGCCCGCCGCGGCGTATGCTGAGCCGCGTGACCACAACTGA
- a CDS encoding V-type ATPase subunit subunit G family protein produces the protein MDVSSRVLSELASREAALDAQIEAAREQARREVEAAEAEAARILAQAQAQAQAMQAESDAQLEAETQRIRQEARARAEQEAQATQARAQSRVQQAAEYILRAVLP, from the coding sequence TTGGACGTCTCAAGTCGAGTGTTGAGTGAACTGGCGAGCCGTGAGGCGGCGCTGGACGCGCAGATTGAGGCGGCCCGCGAGCAGGCCAGGCGGGAAGTCGAGGCTGCCGAGGCCGAGGCGGCCCGTATCCTGGCGCAGGCGCAGGCACAGGCACAGGCGATGCAGGCCGAGAGTGACGCGCAGCTCGAAGCCGAAACCCAGCGCATCCGCCAGGAGGCCCGTGCTCGGGCCGAGCAGGAGGCGCAGGCCACCCAGGCCCGCGCGCAAAGCCGGGTGCAGCAGGCTGCCGAGTACATCCTGAGGGCGGTGCTGCCGTGA
- a CDS encoding V-type ATP synthase subunit I: MINPMQQVVIAVRKRDSEAVITALQDAGVLHLKPIVGGPLSTGSLSGQDAQSRREDERLLARAESTIAELGAYRPAPAPLPPQSQWEQVVEDAASPVSTLARQRQELQADLETEAAYGDAVRALARLAGGLDRSRRLTVVPFLLQPTDTLAELEAALRNALPERYALATEAVGTNRVGLIAVLRSDREAARAALARARLGELRLPGRFDGLPLSEAAAELERIRQSGPERQRQLNEQRDQLARAHGPALYAVRDALKDRVAIHDVRAVSARGKYSLALQGYVPVDRVPTLKAALDRFGDAVVYELHPVDEHHDEAVPVQLKNNSYVRPFQVVMGLMSLPKYGTFDPTWVIAVFFPLFFGIIIADIGYGLLFLLFGLWLLGKARRGEGWDLSFFGAYVPPATLRDLGFVTNVMAAWSIVWGFLTGEFFGTLLEHLHVFYVNPELLNSLWGWTGARYVAEGEAHSGLIPILFPRLETSYFSNIALVFSLLFGILQVLWGWGIRIQQGLKHRDAVHTWEGVALFGGVFALIMMAFATRAGQDFGQFTNFANPLILLMYLGFAAFIVGYLRVFSTFPMLPIELLSQGGAVMSYSRIFAVGLVSAILARLCTDLGWSLFERIGFLGIILGILVGALLHFLVLALTLIGHIVQPLRLHMVEFLNPTGFNAETSPAYNPLRRLSPVSGQGK; the protein is encoded by the coding sequence GTGATTAACCCCATGCAGCAGGTCGTGATCGCCGTGCGCAAACGCGACAGCGAGGCTGTGATCACGGCGCTGCAAGATGCCGGGGTGCTGCACCTCAAGCCCATCGTGGGCGGCCCCCTCTCGACCGGCTCGCTGTCCGGGCAGGATGCCCAGTCCCGCCGCGAGGACGAGCGGCTTCTGGCTCGGGCCGAAAGCACCATTGCTGAACTCGGGGCCTACCGTCCCGCCCCCGCGCCCCTTCCGCCGCAGAGCCAGTGGGAGCAGGTGGTGGAGGACGCGGCCTCGCCGGTTTCGACCCTGGCCCGTCAGCGTCAGGAACTTCAGGCGGACCTGGAGACCGAGGCGGCCTATGGGGACGCCGTGCGGGCGCTGGCACGCCTGGCGGGGGGACTGGACCGCAGCCGCCGCCTGACGGTGGTGCCCTTTTTGCTGCAGCCCACCGACACCCTGGCTGAACTGGAGGCCGCGCTGCGGAACGCGCTTCCCGAGCGCTACGCGCTGGCGACCGAAGCCGTGGGAACCAACCGCGTTGGCCTGATCGCCGTCTTGCGCAGCGACCGGGAGGCCGCTCGTGCGGCACTTGCCCGCGCCCGCCTGGGCGAGCTGCGTTTGCCGGGCCGCTTTGACGGCCTGCCCCTCTCCGAGGCGGCGGCTGAACTCGAGCGTATCCGTCAGAGCGGGCCGGAGCGGCAGCGGCAGCTCAACGAGCAGCGCGATCAGCTGGCCCGCGCGCACGGTCCGGCCCTGTATGCGGTGCGTGACGCTCTCAAGGACCGCGTCGCGATTCACGACGTGCGTGCGGTGTCTGCCCGCGGCAAGTACAGCCTCGCCCTGCAGGGCTACGTCCCGGTAGACCGCGTGCCCACGCTGAAAGCGGCGCTTGACCGCTTCGGCGACGCCGTCGTCTACGAACTGCACCCCGTCGACGAGCACCACGACGAGGCCGTGCCGGTGCAGCTCAAGAACAACAGCTACGTGCGGCCCTTCCAAGTCGTGATGGGGCTGATGAGCCTCCCCAAGTACGGCACCTTTGATCCTACCTGGGTGATCGCGGTGTTCTTCCCCCTCTTCTTCGGGATCATCATCGCGGACATCGGGTACGGGCTACTGTTCCTGCTGTTTGGCCTGTGGCTGTTGGGCAAGGCCCGGCGGGGCGAGGGCTGGGACCTCAGCTTCTTCGGCGCGTACGTGCCGCCCGCTACCCTGCGCGACCTGGGCTTTGTCACGAATGTGATGGCCGCCTGGAGCATCGTGTGGGGCTTCCTGACCGGCGAGTTCTTCGGCACCCTGCTGGAACACCTACACGTCTTTTACGTCAACCCGGAACTGCTCAACAGCCTGTGGGGCTGGACGGGTGCCCGCTACGTGGCGGAAGGGGAAGCGCACAGCGGTCTGATTCCGATCCTGTTCCCCCGCCTGGAAACGAGCTACTTCAGCAACATCGCGCTCGTGTTCTCGCTGCTCTTTGGCATTCTCCAGGTCCTGTGGGGCTGGGGCATCCGCATTCAGCAGGGCCTCAAGCACCGTGACGCTGTCCACACCTGGGAAGGCGTCGCCCTTTTCGGCGGCGTGTTCGCCCTGATCATGATGGCGTTTGCCACCCGCGCCGGGCAGGACTTCGGCCAGTTCACCAACTTCGCCAACCCGCTGATCCTGCTGATGTACCTGGGCTTTGCGGCCTTTATCGTCGGGTACCTGCGTGTCTTCAGCACATTCCCCATGCTGCCCATCGAACTGCTCTCGCAGGGCGGGGCCGTCATGAGCTATTCCCGTATCTTCGCCGTCGGCCTGGTGTCGGCCATCCTGGCCCGCCTCTGCACCGACCTGGGCTGGAGTCTTTTCGAGCGCATCGGTTTCCTCGGCATCATCCTGGGCATTCTGGTCGGGGCGCTGCTGCACTTCCTGGTGCTTGCGCTGACCCTGATCGGTCACATCGTCCAGCCGCTGCGTCTGCACATGGTCGAGTTCCTCAACCCGACCGGCTTCAACGCCGAGACCAGCCCGGCCTACAACCCCCTTCGCCGCCTCAGCCCCGTGAGTGGGCAGGGTAAATAA
- a CDS encoding V-type ATP synthase subunit E — MALDKLLEQEAQAEIERIRAEARDRVQQILTGARERAQALLESRARALEAQRQAGLVRARSAADLELSAARLTASEQGMREVYGLVEGHLRDITRLPEYREILSRLLAEARQAVPDAEAVEVNPAEVALAREVVTDLPVRENPAIVGGVRVVARGGKSGITNTLAGRLERLRSELAPQVSRILSE, encoded by the coding sequence ATGGCGCTCGACAAGCTTCTCGAACAAGAGGCACAGGCCGAGATCGAGCGCATCCGCGCCGAGGCCCGTGACCGCGTCCAGCAGATCCTGACGGGGGCCCGCGAACGCGCGCAAGCCCTCCTCGAAAGCCGCGCCCGCGCCTTGGAGGCGCAGCGGCAGGCCGGGCTGGTGCGTGCCCGCTCCGCCGCCGACCTCGAACTCAGCGCCGCGCGGCTGACGGCCAGCGAGCAGGGCATGCGCGAGGTGTACGGGCTTGTTGAGGGGCACCTGCGCGACATCACCCGCCTGCCCGAGTACCGCGAGATTCTCAGCCGCCTGCTGGCCGAGGCCCGTCAGGCCGTTCCCGATGCGGAAGCCGTCGAGGTGAATCCTGCCGAGGTGGCGCTGGCCCGCGAGGTGGTTACCGACCTGCCCGTTCGCGAGAACCCCGCCATTGTGGGCGGCGTGCGCGTGGTCGCGCGCGGTGGCAAGAGCGGCATCACCAACACGCTGGCAGGGCGCCTGGAACGGCTGCGGAGCGAGCTCGCGCCGCAGGTCAGCCGCATCCTCAGCGAGTAA